The region CATGCCTACTATCAGTCCTTTGAGTCCGATGGCAAAAAAGTTATATGAAAATGGGTTGAGTTTAGATGATTCTTCGACGATTGGACTCGCGGAACGAATCATTGCCCAGGAACTGAAAATCATTATGATTGCGAAAATGATCATTACAAACAAAGGTTTTGTTAGTGTGATCCCGAAATTTGAAATCAATACGTTTGGAAGTGAAGGAAGGAGGAAATATCTCGCTATGTAAATTCCCAAGAAACTTGGTGCCGCAAAATATATTCCACCTTTTATATTCGTATTTCCTTTTTTGATTTGGATTATTGCTCCGAAGAATGCAACTATTCCAACCACGAAGAGTGAGTTTGTTGTGGCGAAAATTGCATCTTGTCCAAAAAAATAGAAAAGAATGGGAACTGTGAGGATGGAACCTCCGGCGCCGATCA is a window of Leptospira hartskeerlii DNA encoding:
- a CDS encoding sulfite exporter TauE/SafE family protein, with product MLILGYISSFIMGILLGLIGAGGSILTVPILFYFFGQDAIFATTNSLFVVGIVAFFGAIIQIKKGNTNIKGGIYFAAPSFLGIYIARYFLLPSLPNVLISNFGITLTKPLFVMIIFAIIMIFSSWAMIRSASPIVEESSKLNPFSYNFFAIGLKGLIVGMITGFVGAGGGFLIIPALVILFKFPIRQAIGTSLAIITVNSLFGFTISFGSVQNENCPLLLTICGLGISGMLLGQNLSSQMNERYLKIGFGYFTLVVSALILWDQGLKL